The region TTGCTCAAGATCTGCAAGCCACCTTTGTAGTCTGCTGCAGCCGTGCCCTCGATTAAACGTACCACCATCGGCCTACAAACTTCGACCAACCCCGCCGGCGTGCCTTGCCATGTCACTGCTTGGCGGCGCAAAACATTGCCGACGCGAACATCGATAAGTTCAATTGTGAATACCCACTCTTCACCCACCTGTCCTACAGAGCTTGTGATGATGAAATCGGCCGCAGCTAATTTACCCAGATCGGAAAGACAAGCGGCCTCGACGCAACCTAGTTGTTGGGCTTCGACTTTTTGGATCAACATATTTTGTAATTCGTTTCGAGAAATCACCCGGTAACGATTACGACTTACTGTGGCAAGCTCTGCCGCTATTACGGCCGAAAGACTTTCCGCGAGCATCGGGTCAAGAGCCTCGCCAGTGACCGTTACGTTCATCAAGCCTACCAAGACGTCACCGCCGACTTTGTGCCAGATATCGAGTGCCGCATCGTAAACCTCCAGGTGCTTAACCGCCGGGTCAGACGCGTTCTGGTTCAGAGATTCCTGGGAAAGATCTTTTCCGGGACCATCGACGGGTTTAACCTTAAACTTAAGCTCTAAGGGCTCAGGTGAGGCTCCTTCTTTTTTCGCGTCGGACTCACCGGACTCCGTATCTGCCACGATGGTCGTCTCGTCAGTCGCGGCATCGGAACTATCGGCATCTGAATCTTGGGCCAAGAGTGGTGCTGCGATCAAAAAAACAAATGAGAAAGCGTTTAATATTAAGAGCTTAACGACCAGTCTGTCCAAGCACATCGATCCCCCTAGGTATTGTCTTCGTAAGCTACCTGCAGTTCTAAAATGATGACGAAGACTACGTGAATGCTAGCACAGCGACCTAACCATAGCATGTCAATCCGAGGGCTAAATTCAACAAAATGGGCCAGCCGCTTCCCCCAAACTCAATGTTCCAGGTAGACTAAAGTTGAAGCGTACCGAGATAGGTAGGTAGAGGTAGTATATGGCGACAATATTGATAACAGATGACAGTACTTTCGCGAGACTTCACTTGCGCAAAGTGATTCACAAGTTGCGACCCGAGTGGTCGATAATGGAATCCGCGAGCCCAACGGAAGCAATGGCGAAGATGAAGCAAGAACACGTCGATGTGGTCTTGATTGATTACCATATGCAAGACGTAAATGGTCTCGCCCTTGCAGCACAGCTACGTAAAGACCGCCCGGACAACCTATCGGTTGCTCTGGTAACAGCAAACAAGCAAGATAAAATTAAGTCTAAGTCAGAAGATTTAGGTATTTATTTCATCGGCAAACCCGTCACGGAGGAGTCCCTGTCGGCCTTTCTGGAAACGGTGTCGTGTTAGAACGTGCTCGCTTAGATGAACCCCACGAAAAAATCCTGGAAGAGATCTTTCTTCTAGGAACCTATACGGGTCTGCACTGGCTTAAATCACTGGCTGGTGATGGTGTCTCAGGATCAGTGAGCCCACCCACGCTTTATCCTTCTGGAGTCATTCCTCTTCTCGTCACCGAGGCTGAGGACGAAAAGCTTACTTTGCTTGAACAAATTTTCGATGGCGAAGTTTGTGGACGGTTCGGTGCTGTACTCTCGGAGGGGTCAGGAACTGCACTTGCTGCACACCTCCTGGAAAAACAGGAAATGCCTCCCGAATTACTTCCGGAAATTAGAGACGATATTCTCTGCGAGGCCGGTAACGTTACTCTCAATGGTTTCGTCGCAACGCTCGCAGATGCCTTACACGTTGATCTTGATAGCAAGACGCCGACGATGAAAGATTTACCTCGACACGAATGGATGTCTGACCAAGACGGTGAGGTAGAAATATTTTCGGCTACCGCCAACGTATCCTCAGACGATGGTAGCTTGAGCTTGAACATGGTTTTCATCTTAGAAGTTATTCCCACGAAGAACCTCACGACTCTCCTCGACAAAGCTATACCACTGCCTGCCAAAGGCCCGGAACCCGGGGGTTGAACACATCCAGCGCTAAAAATGCTGGATTTGTTAAATCTCTGCAGTTAGGGTTTCTTCATCTATCCAACGAAAAGAGCTTCCATCACCGATGTTGAGTCCAGACGTATCCAAGCCACCGATTAAGGTTTTAATTCTTCAATGCCGAGAGCTCGTCGATCCAATGCTTGATCACGAGATTGAATGCATCGTGAAGAAATTCAAAAACACCCCGACCCAAGTTGATATTCACAATGTCATCGCTTCGCCGCCGACTGAGGACCTTCTCGACATCGATGCGCTGATTATCGGAGGCTCCGGGGCTTACAGTGTTCACCATGAAGAGATTCAACACTGGGTTAAACCGACCTGTGCATTCATTGAGAAGGCACTGAAGAAAAGTCTTCCTGGTTTTGGAATCTGCTTCGGACATCAACTCGTTGGACAAGTGCTCGGATCAAAAGTGGTAACAAGCAGCGAGCATACCGAAATTGGTACAGTTGAGCTCGACCTCACCGCCGAGGGCAAGTCTGATCCCGTTTTCGGTCATCTCCCGAAACGTTTTACCGCCCAGACTGGGCATAGTGACCATGTTCAAACAATCCCACACGGTACCACCTTAATGGCAAAGGGTTCTCTACTCGATACCCAAGCTTTCAAGGTTGAGGATGCTAAGTTTTACAGCACTCAATTCCATCCAGATATGACTGGCGCGCAAGCACGCGAGCGCTACATGGCCTACCACCATAAGCTTCAAGCAGTCACACCAAAAGCCACGCCTGAAGAAGCCAAGCGCTTCGAGCTCAATCGCGATGATGCCTGTGCCCTTTTGGGATTCTTCATCGACGATGTTGCCGAAGGGTCCACCCCATCGTAGTCTACGCCTATGGCGTCAGGTCTCTCAAAAATTGTTTTAGGCGGATTGCTGGTCGCCGGATTGCTTGGCATCCACGACAACTTTATCCAAAGCTATATCGCTCCTAATTCGCTAACGTTCTGGAGCTTCACCCGTTTCGCTCCACTCACCTTGGCGCTGGTTTACTTCTTTGTTCTTAAGCATCACTCAAGCCCGCTTATGCGAGCACTCGTTTTGCTACCCGCTATATTTACAGCAATCTTTGTCGAACAAGTAAGTCTACCCTTGGAGGTAGATTGGTTGCTTGGACTTCCTCTGGCCTACCAAGAGTTTGACCTCCTTCTCTGGATATCCCTTGCCACCGTCCTCTGCGCGCATCAACTGCGTCAGTCCGATACCACCAACCAACCACTGGACTACACGCGTCGACTCCTATTGCTGCTCTGTGTTCTCTGTTTGTTTGGGATCTGGCTGCTACCCGCCATGGGTGACACCTTGTTGGCTCGCAGTGAGCGCTGGTTAAAAGCATGGCAAACGAGTACCTTAGCTTTCGACTTCCCCCATCAAACACCCGTCATTTTTTGGCTTGAGACTGCCGGTTTATCGCTGCCCATTATTCTATTGGCGTTACAAACAGCACTGGTGCGTAACTCTCAGTCTCGCCATCGCTGGGCCTGCTTGATCGCGGTATTTCTCATTCTTGTCGCAACCACCATCCGAGCTGAGTCTTACCCAGATACACAGTCGCTCCTGGCTCTTAGTTTTCGAAGTTCACTTTTATTTCTTAGTACTGCCATACTCGCCGCTCATATCGCGGCAACCGCCTGGCTATCTTGGCACCTACCTGTGCCGGAGCGATTAAGCCAAGAGCCACCTTCGATTCGAGCCGAACTTTTGGCAGCCCGAATGGCTTATCAAGAACCCAGCAATTCACGCCCCGCCTATCGAAAAAGTGTTAAACGACTCGTGGACAACTGCCACCGCGCACTCGAGCGCGAAGCCAAGAGTAGGGATTTCCCAAGCTCTGCTTGGATCAATCATCGACTGCAAGCTGGTTCGAAGCTGGACGATCCCTGCCCGCAAAGCGATAAGCTAAAAGTGGGGCACGCACCTGGTCTTTACCACAATCTTGCCCGGGGTCGGCGGCTTGAGATCATCGTCTTATCTTGGCTTTTGGTCATTGCGACCGGTTGGTCAGAATGGCGAGTGGATACGCGCTTTCTTACAAAACCACCGGCGATGAGCACTCCATTTGAGGCGTCTAAACTTTGGAAACAAGGTTTAAAGGCGGGCTTACTCAACCAGCCCGATGCTTCGAACTCAGCCCAGGCCCTTGCCAAGCACATGGCCCCCAACCTTCAGCAAGATATCGTGTGGAAACTGCAAAAAATGCAGGAAGTACATGGTGTTCAAAATGTGGGGGCAATCTTCCAAACTTTGACCCTGTGTGAGCATCACGATGACGAGCCTCCTGCCCAAGAGGGTTGCCAATCTCATCATTTACTCGAGCCTCTTGTCCTTACGAGCCTCGACACCTTGGAACAGGCCCGACTCCAGCACTTGGCTCAACTGCCGAAAACATGGCGTGCCCCGCAAATGATCCGCGATCTTACGAGGCGACACCCTGACTTAGATGCACTGGAACTCAGCCGAGAGCTCTCAAGTCAGCTCGCAGCATTGCAGGAAAGGTTCATGTCGCGAACCGGTCTGTTTGCACTGATTTTAGCTGCGGATCAGGAACCCGGCTCCATTGGGGGTGAAGCTGCGACCATTATTTTAAATCTACTGGCTCCCGCGCCCGTTCTTCATGAGCGACTGCAGGAAGATACCCGGCGCCTCTCAGCTCGTGCTGCGGCTCTCTACACCGTTATTTTCGGGCGTCCCGTTCCTGCCCCGGCCCATACCTTAAGTGGCAAATAGCCGCTCGGGCTCCTTAAATGACTTGAATTCCAGAGCATTTCCGCTTGGATCGAGCAAAAAGAATGTGCCCTGTTCACCAGGTTCACCCTCAAACCGGATTTTGGGAGCAATCAGGAAGTCTGTGTTCTCTTGCACCAAACGAGAGCTCAGCTTTTGCCAATCACTCCAAGTAAGGACCACACCGAAATGCCGCGCCGGCACCCTATCTCCATCCACTCCATTCGTGGGCACCACAAAATTCTCGTCCTCATCCACCAAATGGACCGATACTTGGTGACCAAAAAAGTTAAAATCTATCCATCTTGGCGCACTGCGGCCCTGCTTAGAGCCTAAAAAATCGACATAAAATGCCCTTGTAGCCTCCAGATCGAGGACTGGAATCGCCAAATGAAAGGGTTGTAGCTTATCAAAAGCATCCAAGCTCATATCGTTCTCCTTCTTCGGCTCACCATCTACCAAAGAAAATGACCAAGCGTGAGGGTAAACTCCCGATCAAATCATTTCCCTCAAAGCCTCTTTCGCGATAATTTCCAAAGGGTTGAGAAGCTCGACGAAGGATAAAGGGAGTCAACTGGCGGTGACAAACTCAGCAAGCCACGGGGCGCTGTATACAATTTTCTTTCTTTCGTATTTGATACGAACGTTTATTACTTGTATCGCTCTCGAAAAAATCATTCGCGCATTCTCAGTGGACCAACTTGCAGTCCACTACGCAGCCGCTTGTGCAGTCACCTTGCTCGGTTCTTGTGCTCTCGTTGTCACTCCCAAAATCGGACCAAGGTACGCATTCGGACTGGTTCACTCCGTGATGCTTGCCGCAGCTGTCTGCGTACTAGCCATTCAGGATGCAGCACTTCAAAGCCAAATTATTTTCTACAGTGCTTTGGGTTTTGGATTACTCGTTTATGTAACGAATTGGCACCTGGCCTCGTTTGCCGTGAGCCCTTTTCAAGCACCACGCGTGTTCAAGAAGCTCAGTAAACTCAATTTGGCAGGCATGGTGGCCGGCGCCATTTTCGCGATGAACTATTCTCAAAACTCTATGGAGCACATCGCATTCCCGCTCTGGGCGAGTATTGAAGCGGCTCTGATCCTTATTTCCTATTTCGGGACTAAAAGCCCATCCACTGGCCTTGAACCTCACCAACTCAATATTCTAACCCCCATTCGTGAAACCTTCCGAGTCACCTTCAAGCGTTATTTCTTTCTACGTAAGCTCATCGCTTGGCTCTTTTTCTGGGGATTCGTTTACACCATTATGCATGTTAACGTGGCTGAACAGTTCGCTGAGCGCACCACATCCCTCGCATCGCTTTACGGGGCTCTGATACTCGTAACCACCGCGCTCAGCTCTTTTTGGACCGTGTTTCTATACCCGACGTTCGTTCGCTGGTACCGGCTCGGCGGCATGCTTACCGTATGCTCCGTAATCGCCAGTGCACTGGCGATAGCCTACAGTGGGTTTCCCATCTTCAGCGTCGCAGTGGTTCTTTATGTGTGCTTTGAAATGCTTAACAATAGCATGAAAGCGCCAGCTCTTGATGAGCAACTAAACCTCTACCCTGGCCGCTACCGTTACCACTTCAGACTTCTGATTGAAGTCGCCGTTCCCGCCACGGGGGGTATGCTGGTCGCGCTTACTTATCTCATCCCGTTTTGGGCAAGTATCGCTGCTCTCATTGGCATTACCTTAATATCGATTTGGCTGGCACTTCGTTCGGGAAGCTCATTCAACGAAGAAGTCATGAGCCTCTTGGTCAGCCCCGATGAACAAGAGCGGCGCAATGCCATCGACCTTTATGACCACCTCGAGCACCAAGATCAATACGAACAGTTTTTAAGAGAGCTCATCGAAGGAAAAGACTTATCAACGAATATTAATATTCTGCGAACCTTCGCTTCATTAAAGACTCATAAACCGCTGCCTGAAATTCTCGATATGATTGAGCCAGAGATGGACAACTCGATGAGGATTGCAGTTCTTCGGTATATTGATGAGCTTAATTTCGAGAAGTTTGACCCCTTCCTGCATTACCGCACGCTGGAGGTCCTCAAAGATATTTGTCTCCACTGTAATTCAAATGTTTCACGTGCGATGGCGATTAAGACCTTTGTACAGAGAGCGTCACCGGAGATTTCAGTAAGTTTTGTCATCGATGAACTCAACTCAGAAGATGACCGGGTCGTCGCCAACGCGATTGACGGACTTAGCCACTTGACCTACCCGGGCGTCGTGCACTTGCTCGAACCTTACCTTAAACATGAAACGCCACGCATCAAGGCCAACACTATCGTCGCGTTGTGGAAGTATCCGAAGTCACGTTTTCGTGTTCGAGCGGCCATTACGAGCATGCTCTACTCAGAAAACATCAAGCACACTGTCAGTGCTATTTATGCAGCAGGCAAAGTAAACGACTCAAACTATGTTGAGTTCATCAAGTCTCAACTCCCAAGTGAAGACCCCGGGCTTCAGCGAATTATCCTGATCGCCCTACTGAATCTTGGAGAGACGCAATACATCCCGCAGGTTGTAGACTTAATGCTCGGTGACAACGAACCTCAAGGCATTAATACCTGTTACTTGTCGTTAGGTTTGAGTGAGAACATCCTTAACGAGGGAATCATTGCAACGATTTATCACCGAGGTCAAAACGCTCGGGACACTGCGATAAGCCGTTTCTCTCGGTCGGGTGCATTTTGTAGAGAGCAAATTCACCTGCTCAGTGGCAAAACCATCTCAAGCCAGAAACTTACGTAAGTTATTCAAACCGCACAACGATACTTGCCCGAATACGGGTATCAAGTTGATGAACAACTCGCGGTGCCGGGTAACTGTCATACTCAAGGGTGTAAGAAGAACGCATCGCCAGCCACTTGTTAGCTCTAAATTCGATGTAGTTATCGTTGAGTAAACGCCAATCGTACAAATTGGCAAACAAAGGCTGAATAAAGTTGGTCGTACCGACAAAGATATTTTCCATGACTTCCCAGTCTACCGTTAGGTAACTCGACCACCGGTGAACCCACTGTGAGCAAGCCTCTCCGTCTTCACAGTCCCAGAACTCTTCTTCTTCTTTTTCGTATTCTAGCATCCATGTTGTACCCATCGTTATCTCGACGGATTCAAAGCTATGAATAAAGCGTACGCCGATGCCGTGTAGAAATCTCAATTTGATTCGTTTTACTTGGTCAAACTGGTGCTGGACAAAGCTCTCCACGAAGAGATCATCCAAAAATTCATAACGGTATCTGAAGTGTTCAAAACTCTCACTGATTTGCGGCTCAAGAGAATTCAGCGCACCAGCTTGATGCTCCAAACTCCCTTTGAGAATGAAGGTATGTCGATAAAGTCGGTAGGTTAGATTCAAACCCACATCAAGGTTGAGCCAGTTCTTGTTGCCAGATCGCAGTGAAAGAGAGCCATTTACTTCTCCGGTCAGGCCTGTCTCCGACTTTTGATCCCCTTTATCCATTACATTGACAATTGCCCACGCTGGATCGGCGGCTAAGAGCACCGTGAACGCGATGCAGAGACCTGATATCTTGTTGAATTCCTGAAGAAACAAAACAACCTCCCCGATACCGAATACTACCACCTTCTCAGGCTACAGCAATCATCCTAGACCGTTCCCTACCTCCACATACATCGAGCCTCATGAATGCTCATGTAGGGAGACAAATAAAATGAAGAGTTGAAGCAGGACGCGAAGACCGTTACCCTTAAGGGTAGGAAGATACATTCGGCTATGACTACGTGCCTGGGAGTTTAGTAATGAGCCTGGAATTCTTCAGCCAGTTTCTCCTCGTTGAAGAAATTGTCGATGCAAAGTCCCTCACAAAAGCTTGTGAAAGTCTTGATGTATCGGATCAGAGGATTGGTACGCTTGCCGTGGCCGCCGGTTACATGACCGAGCAGCAAGCAAGTGACTTGAATAAAGAGCAGCTTCAACGGGATCTTCCGTTTGGCTCCCTTGCCATCGAGCAAGGTTTACTCAGTGAAAACCAACTCCAAAACTTACTTTCGCGACAAAGCCAACAGCATATGCAGTTGGGGCAAATCCTGATCAAGGAAGGTGTCTTGGACGACGCGCAAGTGCGTGATGCTCTGGCACGCTTTGCGGAAGTGCAATCGCCAAAAAGTGAACAACTGTTTCAGTCCATTGGACCCTTGTCTGAAAGTGCAGCTGCCCGATACCTGGTAGATTCATTTCCCAAGATGACGATGAGACTTTCGCAAATTCACATCAAGGTCGCTGAGGGACAAGACTCTACTCAAGCTCCGCCAAACGACTACACGGCATCCATTCAGTTGGATGGACCCGGCGGCGTCTGTGTCAGCCTTAGTTCGGACAAACAATTCGCCCGCAGGATCATGGACGGAATGACCAGAATCATGGCTGGAGATTCCAACTTGGCCTACGGCGACAACAAAGACGATTTCGAAGATTTACTCGGGGGCTTTTTGGACATCATTGCCGGACAAGCTGTTGGTGCTTTAGAAAAATCATCGGTATCGTTGCAGATGGGAACGCCGACCTTCGGTACGCCTCCTCAGGGAAGCTATGCCTTCGAGCTCCAAACGACCAATGGTCAAGCTACTCTTTTCTTGGCCGCGGCTTGATTACCTTTCAAGGTATCAAAATACTCAGTAATCCTTCCCTCTAACCAGTAAACTGGCTTCCAAGGGACCGTTCCACTTACAAACCCGACATGACCGCCCGTAGAACTAAGTTCCAGCGTCACACTCTCTCCAAGCTCATGCTCTTTTGGTACCACTTCTGGGAACATGAATGGGTCATCTGTAGAATGCAGAATCAAGGTCGGCTTTGCGATACTTTTTAAGAACTGACGGCTGCTACAGGTTTCGTAATAATGCTCTGCTCCCCGAAAACCATGCAGAGGTGCTGTAACCCGATCATCAAAGGTTGGTAAATCCTTAACCAAAGCAACTTCGTCCTCTGTCAAACCAAGCACAGCTCCCATTTGAACCTTTCTCATTTTGATAATGAGATTTTTCTTGAGAGCGCGAAGAAGGTGCCATTGGTAAATACGCGAAGTACCCTCCTTCAGCCTCTTAGCACAGAGAGCTAATTGCATTGGCACCGAGACGGCTATGGCTGCATCGAGTAAACAATCCTTGCCAGATTCACCGAGATATTTCAGCAGTGCATTCCCGCCCAGTGAGTAACCGAGACCATAAATGGGTGTTTCATAACCGACCCGTTCTCTTAGTGCCGCCAGAACAAGCTTCATGTCGGCAGTCTCACCTGCATGGTAGGAGCGTGTTACTCGGTTCATCTCACCGCTGCAGCCACGAAAGTGCATTAACACTGCTCGATAACCCTGCTTGTTCAGAGCATGAAGCATGCCCGAGGCATAGGGTGAATGCATCGAACCGCCAAGACCATGAAATACGGCAATAATAGGACCAACTCCCTGTCCCACCCAAACCAAATCGAGGAAGTCGCCATCGGCCAACTCCAAACGCTCCGGTCTATAGGACGGAGTCGCTGGTCTACGGCACAAGCTTGCAAAACAAGTTTGAACGTGTGGATTCTTGGCCCACCATGCAGGTAAAAAACTACTCTTTGTAATCATCTCAAGTCTCAAAGTGGAGAGATTTTCTCTCCCTGGAAGCGCTTCGAGAATAACCATGCTCTAAGATGGCCCAAGCTACAAGACCCAGTAAGGCCACCAAAGCAGCCAACGCAAACATGGCTTGGTCACTGTAAGCATCTGCATAACTTCCAAAGCCCGGTCCTGTCACTACAGCAGACATCTCCCAAAGCGCCGTAAACATAGCCATGGAGGAACCTCGAAAGTGCTCGGGAATTCGGCTCACCACTTGGCTCACCAATACCGGGAAACAATAACCATGCCCTACCCCGGCTAAAGCTCCCGCAGTTAACATTTCTGCCTGCGTTGTTGCTCCAGACATCAATACACACGCCATCCCATAAGCAGCCAAGGCGGGAGCTACAATATTATGCGGCCCCAACTGATCGGGTAACCGTGCACCAATCACACGAACCCCCACCGCTCCCGTTCCATAGGTAGCCCAGAGCCAAGCCGGGTTTTCAATGCCACGTGCCTCGGCAGCAACCGTCGCGAACGCGATAAAAATCGTCACCATCGAAGCGAATGCAACCGTTGCGCACCACAGAGACCACAAAGGCCTGGCCATCAAAGCGCTTAGTACATCTCTCACCGCGACTTTATCTTTCGGCTTCGCAGCACCCGATGACTTGCTTTCGCCACTTCCCACTAAAAAGATAATGGAACTCAAAACCACCACACCGAGCATCGGAAAATAATATCGAAGCTCCGCATCGGCAAAACCGGCCCGGCCGATAATGGGATTGACGGCCAGAGGTATGAGGCCAAAGATTCCAAAAAGTGCCAAACCTTCAGTGCGGCGTTTCTCAGGAATCAGATCAGAGGCCAACGCGAAATACCCCGAGAAGAGTGCTCCCGCTCCCATCCCAAACACAAATCGGGCGACGTAGGCCGTGGGACCGATCTCACCAATGGTGCCGATCAGGAAAAGCGCCATCACCACAACCGTGGTCCCAACCATTAAAGTCTTACGTTTTCCCCAGAAATCGAGGGCCCACCCCACCAAAGGACGGAACAAAAGCCCACCGATTGCGGAGCAAGCCATAATTTGACCGATCTGCGCACGGCCAGCCCCAAGATGGGCAAGGTACACCGGTAACAATGGCATCGAGGAATAACCAAGGCCTTGGAGCATGTGAGCAACCGTTAGATTTACG is a window of Deltaproteobacteria bacterium DNA encoding:
- a CDS encoding type 1 glutamine amidotransferase, translated to MLSPDVSKPPIKVLILQCRELVDPMLDHEIECIVKKFKNTPTQVDIHNVIASPPTEDLLDIDALIIGGSGAYSVHHEEIQHWVKPTCAFIEKALKKSLPGFGICFGHQLVGQVLGSKVVTSSEHTEIGTVELDLTAEGKSDPVFGHLPKRFTAQTGHSDHVQTIPHGTTLMAKGSLLDTQAFKVEDAKFYSTQFHPDMTGAQARERYMAYHHKLQAVTPKATPEEAKRFELNRDDACALLGFFIDDVAEGSTPS
- a CDS encoding PEGA domain-containing protein, yielding MCLDRLVVKLLILNAFSFVFLIAAPLLAQDSDADSSDAATDETTIVADTESGESDAKKEGASPEPLELKFKVKPVDGPGKDLSQESLNQNASDPAVKHLEVYDAALDIWHKVGGDVLVGLMNVTVTGEALDPMLAESLSAVIAAELATVSRNRYRVISRNELQNMLIQKVEAQQLGCVEAACLSDLGKLAAADFIITSSVGQVGEEWVFTIELIDVRVGNVLRRQAVTWQGTPAGLVEVCRPMVVRLIEGTAAADYKGGLQILSNEPGASVHIGEVEAGSTPIDLYPNLAIGRHRVNIKKDGFIHFTRDVVVHRNETTLLQAELVDEDSLKPWYQKWWVWTGAAALIGGSIAAAAMLQSSETLIELD
- a CDS encoding response regulator — translated: MATILITDDSTFARLHLRKVIHKLRPEWSIMESASPTEAMAKMKQEHVDVVLIDYHMQDVNGLALAAQLRKDRPDNLSVALVTANKQDKIKSKSEDLGIYFIGKPVTEESLSAFLETVSC
- a CDS encoding VOC family protein gives rise to the protein MSLDAFDKLQPFHLAIPVLDLEATRAFYVDFLGSKQGRSAPRWIDFNFFGHQVSVHLVDEDENFVVPTNGVDGDRVPARHFGVVLTWSDWQKLSSRLVQENTDFLIAPKIRFEGEPGEQGTFFLLDPSGNALEFKSFKEPERLFAT
- a CDS encoding hydrolase → MITKSSFLPAWWAKNPHVQTCFASLCRRPATPSYRPERLELADGDFLDLVWVGQGVGPIIAVFHGLGGSMHSPYASGMLHALNKQGYRAVLMHFRGCSGEMNRVTRSYHAGETADMKLVLAALRERVGYETPIYGLGYSLGGNALLKYLGESGKDCLLDAAIAVSVPMQLALCAKRLKEGTSRIYQWHLLRALKKNLIIKMRKVQMGAVLGLTEDEVALVKDLPTFDDRVTAPLHGFRGAEHYYETCSSRQFLKSIAKPTLILHSTDDPFMFPEVVPKEHELGESVTLELSSTGGHVGFVSGTVPWKPVYWLEGRITEYFDTLKGNQAAAKKRVA
- a CDS encoding MFS transporter, which codes for MPKLWTKPFVNLTVAHMLQGLGYSSMPLLPVYLAHLGAGRAQIGQIMACSAIGGLLFRPLVGWALDFWGKRKTLMVGTTVVVMALFLIGTIGEIGPTAYVARFVFGMGAGALFSGYFALASDLIPEKRRTEGLALFGIFGLIPLAVNPIIGRAGFADAELRYYFPMLGVVVLSSIIFLVGSGESKSSGAAKPKDKVAVRDVLSALMARPLWSLWCATVAFASMVTIFIAFATVAAEARGIENPAWLWATYGTGAVGVRVIGARLPDQLGPHNIVAPALAAYGMACVLMSGATTQAEMLTAGALAGVGHGYCFPVLVSQVVSRIPEHFRGSSMAMFTALWEMSAVVTGPGFGSYADAYSDQAMFALAALVALLGLVAWAILEHGYSRSASRERKSLHFET
- a CDS encoding DUF481 domain-containing protein encodes the protein MFLQEFNKISGLCIAFTVLLAADPAWAIVNVMDKGDQKSETGLTGEVNGSLSLRSGNKNWLNLDVGLNLTYRLYRHTFILKGSLEHQAGALNSLEPQISESFEHFRYRYEFLDDLFVESFVQHQFDQVKRIKLRFLHGIGVRFIHSFESVEITMGTTWMLEYEKEEEEFWDCEDGEACSQWVHRWSSYLTVDWEVMENIFVGTTNFIQPLFANLYDWRLLNDNYIEFRANKWLAMRSSYTLEYDSYPAPRVVHQLDTRIRASIVVRFE